GTCGTCGAGGAGTTCGACGGTGCGCGCGTGCACCTCCAGGCCGCCGGCCGCGCCGGGCGGATCGTCCCCGGCGAACCGGTGGTAGGCGGCGACCAGGCACCGGTGCAGCGCGTCGTCCTCGAACAGTTCCCGCGTCCGGCGCCCGTCGCGCCACAGGTCGAGCCGGGCCACGTCGTCGTCCTGCGCGACGGGGTAGTGGCCGACGAGCCGTACGCCGTCGGCCGCGTCCACGGTGATGCGCCGCCGCCGCACCGGCGAGGTGAGGTCGCAGTGGACGCGGCCGAACGCCCCGCCGCCGTGGCGCAGGGTCAGCCGGGCGCCGCCCATGTGCGGCACGACCCGCTCGCCCAGCCGCAGATCGGTCCAGGAGGCCTCGCGCACCTCGGCGTCGCCCAGGAGCCGCAGCAGCACGCCCAGCGCGTGCGGGACCTCCACCTCGAAGGCGTGCGTGTGACTGCCCCCGGTCAGCGAGCGGCGGAAGCGGGCCTTGTCCTGCGTCACGGTCACCGAGCGGACCTCACCGACGGTGGCGAGGAGCGTGGCGAGCCGGTCGGTGAGCGCGCTGTGCAGCCACGGGGAGACGACCTCGACACGCAGCCCGTGGCGGTCCACGACCTCCAGCACCCGGCGCAGCGCCGTACGGTCGGCGGCGAGGGGCTTCTCCACCACGAACCGCCGGTAGCCGAGCTGCGCGGCCTCCTCGAGGAGCGCGCCCCGCACGGCCGGCGGGGTGCACAGATGGACCACGGTGACGGCCGGGTCGAGATGGCGGCGGGCGCGCTGCAACGACTCCGCGACCACCAGCCGGTCCGCGCCGGGCCCGGGCGGACCGCCGCCGGGCACCGGCCGGGGGCCCGGATCGACGCCGACGACGGGCCGCCCGGCGAAGAGCCCCGGATGCGTGGCCCGCGCGCGGGCGAGGACCGGCAGATGAAGTCCCGCCCCGGCGCGTCCGAGCCCGAGGAGCAGTGTGCGCAGCATGACGGTGCCACCCCTTTCGACCGGCCTTCGCGCCGGGTTTCATGAACAGATGAATGCGCCGGAGAATGGTGGGATTCCGGACACCGAATAAGGCGACGAAACATTTCCGGGCAGGTTGGGAAGACAATATGACCTCACTCCGTACTCTTTTCACTATTCCGGGTGACATGCTTTCCTGATGGGCATGTGACCGCGCTGACCTGCTTAAAGTGGTCGAGGAGAGGTTCGGTCCGGGGTGAGCAGAGGGAGTAATGCGGTGGAGACTGTCGCGGTCGTCGGGTTGGGGTACACGGGGCTGCCGCTGGCGCGTGAGGCGTGTGCGGCCGGAATGCATGTGGTCGGCCTCGACGAGAATTCCGTCGTGACCGCCGCTCTCGAATCCGGCCGTTCCCATGTGCCGGACGTGACGGACGCCGATCTCGCACGGATGGCGGCCGCCGGATTCACCGCCACGACCGACGCGGGCTTACTCGCCGAGGCCACCGCCGCGGTCATCTGCGTCCCGACACCGCTGGACGACGCCGGCGCGCCCGATCTGTCGCATGTGCGGCGGGCCGCCTCCGCCGTCGGCGCCCATCTCAAACCCGGCACCCTCGTCGTACTGGAGTCCACCTCCTATCCGGGCACCACGGACGGTGTCGTGCGCGCTCTCCTGGAGGAGGCCTCCGGCCTCACCGCCGGAACGGACTTCTCCCTGGCCTTCTCCCCGGAGCGCATCGACCCGGGCAACGGCCGCTTCGGCATCCGCAACACCCCGCGCGTCGTCGGCGGCTGCACGGCGAGCTGTACGGCCGCCGCGGCCGGCTTCTTCCGGCGGCTGTGCGACCGCGTCGTCGAGGCCGGCTCCGCCCGCGAGGCGGAACTCGCGAAACTGCTGGAGAACGTCTACCGCAGCGTCAACATCGCCCTCGTCAACGAACTCGCCGTCGCCGGGCGCGCGTTGGGCGTCGACGTGTGGGACGCCCTGGACTGCGCCGCCAGCAAACCCTTCGGCTACCAGCAGTTCCGCCCCGGCCCGGGCGTCGGCGGCCACTGCATCCCCGTCGACCCCGCCTACCTCACCCACTGGGCCCGCACCGCCGGCCGCCCGCTGCATCTGGTCGAACTGGCCCAGCAGGTCAACGCCGCCATGCCC
The DNA window shown above is from Streptomyces sp. NBC_00670 and carries:
- a CDS encoding nucleotide sugar dehydrogenase, translated to METVAVVGLGYTGLPLAREACAAGMHVVGLDENSVVTAALESGRSHVPDVTDADLARMAAAGFTATTDAGLLAEATAAVICVPTPLDDAGAPDLSHVRRAASAVGAHLKPGTLVVLESTSYPGTTDGVVRALLEEASGLTAGTDFSLAFSPERIDPGNGRFGIRNTPRVVGGCTASCTAAAAGFFRRLCDRVVEAGSAREAELAKLLENVYRSVNIALVNELAVAGRALGVDVWDALDCAASKPFGYQQFRPGPGVGGHCIPVDPAYLTHWARTAGRPLHLVELAQQVNAAMPAHVVHRAGELLRDAGKELGGARLLLVGVTYKRDSRDLRCTPATPLTRLLRRAGAHVRYHDPLADAWTVDGEPVPRATRLRQAAAEADLTILLQDHGVLPVERLPGWAPLLLDTRGRLRDGTTHVL